In Phragmites australis chromosome 24, lpPhrAust1.1, whole genome shotgun sequence, the following are encoded in one genomic region:
- the LOC133907548 gene encoding uncharacterized protein LOC133907548, with the protein MAPFHVPLLLIVPLILPLAPLLSAAAASHQTSPASTHAHLHHHGHHHRSPMMTATARINTAPSMHQNHLESEEGQSLLVLDPFTFVAAQAPSGEEAMAAMGAAASAADPTLLDSPQAPSPPPSFIAAPDLASLAQPQPQPQAESEEAAPPPVDEPAAGTTTLPLPTPYSAAAMSPPLPIHASAAGLVASGDYLGLQQLARVLTSLGYNEMASAAALLDDSPSVARWPGAITVFAAPDVFLQASCPGCSRHHLLLEHIALGYFPYSELAAAPTVKLPSASVGFCLNVASEKGPFAIHHASLYVDGVEVSHPELYNDGRYVVHGLHGFLPPLSHTCFEGSHHHHRRHHLTAKSAATSAATAASVVRIMIREAISRLRDGGFGFVSLAMRVKFTELEKFANLTVFALDDQAIFTGGGHDYVSSVRFHIVPGYRLSRADLLRLRPGTILPTMAGEDQKLVITHGAGSASNEVLINYVPLKEPNVVINSRVAVHGIYVPFPRLHFANLAASVAVASTIQVNGTCGVGGPFGDCASSAMTSATIPDAQGYGEGQ; encoded by the coding sequence ATGGCTCCGTTCCACGTgcccctcctcctcatcgtcccTCTGATCCTTCCACTTGCGCcgctcctctccgccgccgccgcctcccaccAGACCTCGCCGGCGAGCACCCACGcgcacctccaccaccacggccaccaccaccgctCCCCGATGATGACGGCCACAGCCCGCATCAACACTGCCCCCTCCATGCACCAAAACCACCTCGAGTCAGAGGAGGGCCAGTCGCTGCTCGTCCTCGACCCCTTCACCTTCGTGGCCGCTCAGGCTCCCTCCGGTGAAGAGGCCATGGCAGCGATGGGCGCGGCCGCTTCGGCGGCGGATCCCACGCTGCTCGACTCACCCCAAGCACCCTCACCGCCTCCTTCCTTCATCGCCGCCCCGGATCTGGCCTCCCTGGcccagccgcagccgcagccgcaagCGGAGTCGGAGGAGGCGGCTCCTCCACCCGTCGACGAACCGGCTGCCGGAACGACGACACTTCCACTCCCCACCCCCTACAGCGCGGCGGCGATGAGCCCTCCGCTTCCCATCCACGCCAGCGCGGCGGGGTTGGTGGCCTCCGGCGACTACCTCGGGCTGCAGCAGCTCGCGAGGGTCCTCACGTCGCTGGGGTACAATGAAATGGCGTCAGCAGCGGCGCTCCTCGACGATTCGCCGTCGGTCGCGAGGTGGCCCGGGGCCATCACCGTCTTCGCGGCCCCCGACGTCTTCCTCCAGGCCTCCTGCCCCGGGTGCTcgcgccaccacctcctcctggagcacatcgccctcggctacTTCCCCTActccgagctcgccgccgcgcccACCGTGAAGCTCCCGTCGGCGTCAGTAGGCTTCTGCCTCAACGTCGCCTCCGAGAAGGGGCCGTTCGCCATCCACCACGCCAGCCTCTACGTCGACGGCGTCGAGGTCTCCCACCCTGAGCTCTACAACGACGGCCGCTACGTCGTGCACGGCCTCCACggcttcttgccgccgctctCCCACACCTGCTTCGAAGGctcgcaccaccaccaccgccgccaccacctgACCGCCAAATCGGCCGCCACCTCCGCTGCTACTGCCGCCTCCGTCGTGCGCATCATGATCCGCGAGGCCATATCCCGCCTCCGCGACGGCGGCTTCGGCTTCGTGTCCCTGGCCATGCGCGTCAAGTTCACCGAGCTGGAGAAGTTCGCGAACCTGACGGTGTTCGCGCTCGACGACCAAGCCATCTTCACCGGAGGAGGCCACGACTACGTCTCGTCGGTGCGCTTTCACATCGTCCCCGGGTACCGCCTCTCCCGCGCCGACCTCTTGCGCCTCCGCCCCGGCACCATACTCCCCACCATGGCCGGCGAGGACCAGAAGCTCGTCATCACGCACGGCGCGGGCTCCGCTTCCAACGAGGTTCTGATCAACTACGTACCCCTGAAGGAACCTAACGTGGTGATCAATTCGCGCGTCGCTGTCCACGGTATCTACGTCCCGTTCCCCCGCCTCCACTTCGCTAACCTCGCCGCATCCGTGGCCGTCGCCTCCACCATCCAGGTGAACGGCACCTGCGGTGTTGGGGGACCCTTCGGCGACTGCGCCTCCTCAGCTATGACCTCTGCGACGATCCCGGATGCTCAAGGCTACGGCGAAGGGCAGTGA